One genomic window of Punica granatum isolate Tunisia-2019 chromosome 1, ASM765513v2, whole genome shotgun sequence includes the following:
- the LOC116206136 gene encoding uncharacterized protein LOC116206136 encodes MQLPPKIKVLEFQRYYGTTDPHHHLRHYRGKMLQYWDYEEFVIHTFQDSLAGAALDWYMSLKAADIPTWTDLSSKFIDQYRYCAETPPTLLELSTMEMTGDQGFEAYAVKWRARAAKHVPPIIEAQQIQLFHSTLKGAYYLHLLAHTSSFSNLIDAGKKLNIGIKLGKIEGPAEKKEGESSKRAATGTAGNRKGKDTSVNTVNSGHQAPPQYSISYTPAPPATQAYALPSMHYQQQPSNAASLLFRSAGFLSVVGPAAIRP; translated from the coding sequence ATGCAGCTACCCCCAAAGATTAAGGTACTTGAATTTCAGAGGTACTACGGCACCACCGACCCTCatcaccatctccgtcactaccgGGGAAAAATGCTGCAGTACTGGGACTACGAAGAGTTCGTCATCCATACGTTCCAGGATAGTTTGGCAGGAGCGGCTCTGGATTGGTATATGTCACTGAAAGCTGCAGATATCCCTACGTGGACAGACCTCTCGAGCAAATTTATCGACCAATACAGGTACTGTGCGGAGACGCCCCCGACTCTGCTGGAGCTCAGCACGATGGAGATGACCGGTGACCAGGGCTTCGAGGCCTATGCAGTGAAGTGGCGGGCTAGAGCGGCGAAGCATGTCCCTCCGATCATTGAGGCACAACAGATCCAATTATTTCACTCTACTCTTAAAGGGGCCTACTACTTGCACTTGTTGGCCCACACGTCTTCATTCTCCAACCTTATCGACGCCGGAAAGAAGCTCAACATCGGCATTAAGCTCGGCAAGATAGAAGGTCCGGCCGAGAAAAAGGAGGGAGAGTCCTCGAAGAGGGCCGCCACTGGGACAGCGGGAAACAGGAAAGGGAAAGACACGTCCGTCAACACTGTCAACTCAGGGCACCAGGCTCCCCCGCAATATTCCATAAGTTACACGCCCGCACCACCGGCCACTCAAGCGTATGCCCTACCCTCGATGCATTATCAACAACAACCCTCCAACGCAGCAAGCTTACTATTCCGCTCCGCCGGCTTCCTTTCCGTCGTCGGTCCCGCAGCAATACGCCCATAA